In Pantoea cypripedii, the following proteins share a genomic window:
- a CDS encoding ABC transporter substrate-binding protein: MSKFKKESDAVNPALTRALTEGSLSRRSLMKLLSAGAVMSTGLIGFPEMGFAAETPVKGGKLRAAMANASATDTLDPAKGNNSGDYTRQFMVYSGLTELDKNLQIQPGLAESVASSDGITWQIKLRKGVTFHDGKPLTAKDVIYSLSRHKDPAVASNAFKLADQFKTFTAVNDNEVQLVLSQANFDVPYMLAAAPFLIVQDGTKDFSKGIGTGPFKLKEFSPGVRTVGVKNPNYFKPDLPHLDEVELLGVTDQAARVNALMSGDLHIISTLSAADCKRIKATSDFGVLESKSGMYTNLIVRTDMKPGSNEDFVLGMKYLQPREMLVKTVLQGYGDVSNDTPVPPWHPLYNVDLKPRPLDVEKAKFHFKKAGMVGANVEIITTPNIEGAVEGGQLIQQVARNTGVNFKVRRVPYDGYWSTHWTKDPVGYGSINPRPTLDMLFSQFYLSSASNNESGWKNDQFDQLVVAARGERDQAKRKQMYGDMQTLIYDHCGTIIPTFISSTDGYNKKVKGVEAWPSGMMMGYRFHEFAWLSA; the protein is encoded by the coding sequence ATGAGTAAATTTAAGAAAGAATCTGACGCTGTAAATCCGGCCCTGACGCGTGCATTGACCGAAGGGTCGCTGTCCCGTCGCAGCCTGATGAAGTTGTTGTCCGCCGGTGCGGTGATGAGCACCGGTCTGATCGGTTTTCCGGAAATGGGTTTTGCGGCGGAAACGCCGGTCAAAGGCGGTAAGCTGCGTGCGGCAATGGCCAACGCCTCAGCCACCGATACCCTCGATCCCGCCAAAGGCAACAACAGCGGCGACTACACCCGTCAGTTTATGGTCTACAGCGGTCTGACTGAACTGGACAAAAACCTGCAAATTCAGCCGGGGCTGGCCGAATCGGTGGCATCCAGTGATGGCATTACCTGGCAAATCAAGTTGCGCAAGGGCGTGACCTTCCACGATGGCAAACCGCTCACTGCCAAAGATGTGATTTATTCCCTGAGCCGCCACAAAGATCCGGCGGTCGCCTCCAACGCCTTCAAGCTGGCCGATCAATTTAAAACCTTCACCGCCGTCAATGATAACGAAGTGCAGCTGGTGCTGAGCCAGGCCAACTTTGACGTCCCCTATATGCTGGCGGCGGCCCCGTTCCTGATCGTGCAGGATGGCACCAAAGATTTCAGCAAAGGTATCGGCACCGGCCCGTTCAAACTGAAAGAATTCAGCCCTGGCGTGCGTACCGTGGGCGTGAAGAATCCCAACTACTTCAAACCCGATTTGCCCCATCTCGACGAGGTGGAACTGCTGGGCGTGACCGACCAGGCAGCGCGCGTCAATGCGCTGATGTCGGGTGACCTGCATATCATCTCCACCCTCAGCGCTGCCGACTGCAAACGCATCAAGGCCACCTCTGATTTTGGCGTGCTGGAGAGTAAATCCGGCATGTACACCAACCTGATCGTGCGCACCGACATGAAACCCGGCAGCAACGAAGATTTCGTGCTGGGGATGAAGTATCTGCAACCGCGCGAAATGCTGGTGAAAACCGTGTTGCAGGGATATGGCGACGTGAGTAATGACACCCCGGTGCCGCCGTGGCATCCGCTGTACAACGTGGACCTGAAACCCCGTCCGCTGGATGTGGAAAAAGCCAAATTCCACTTCAAAAAAGCCGGCATGGTTGGCGCTAATGTGGAAATCATCACCACACCGAACATCGAAGGGGCAGTGGAGGGCGGTCAGCTGATTCAGCAGGTGGCGCGCAACACCGGGGTGAATTTCAAGGTGCGTCGCGTGCCGTATGACGGCTACTGGTCAACGCACTGGACTAAAGATCCGGTCGGCTACGGCTCCATCAACCCGCGTCCGACGCTGGATATGTTGTTCTCCCAGTTCTATCTCTCCAGTGCATCGAACAATGAATCCGGCTGGAAAAACGATCAGTTTGACCAGTTGGTGGTGGCGGCAAGGGGTGAGCGCGATCAGGCGAAACGCAAGCAGATGTACGGCGATATGCAGACGCTGATTTACGACCACTGCGGCACCATCATCCCCACCTTCATCAGCTCCACCGATGGTTACAACAAGAAGGTGAAAGGGGTAGAGGCATGGCCATCAGGCATGATGATGGGTTATCGCTTCCATGAGTTTGCCTGGCTCTCTGCCTGA
- the nac gene encoding nitrogen assimilation transcriptional regulator NAC, with protein MNLRRLKYFVKIVDIGSLTQAAEVLHIAQPALSQQVATLENELDQQLLIRTKRGVTPTEAGKILYAHARTILRQCEQAQTAVINAGQALNGQVSIGLAPGTAASSLTMPLLQTVREQYPDVLVYLHENSGTSLNEKVMNGQLDMAVLYDRAPTAGINSIPLMKEELYLVGATDCPGATVDLADVAQMNLFLPRDYSAVRKRVDEAFSLRRLSARIIGEIESISTLTAAVSSGMGVTVLPESAARALVSSTHAWMARINSPSLNLPLSLNVSARLPLSPSAQAVKNILLSLLNKPMVEDRELMLVG; from the coding sequence ATGAACTTAAGACGACTGAAATACTTTGTAAAAATCGTCGATATCGGCAGCCTGACTCAGGCAGCAGAAGTGTTGCATATTGCGCAGCCCGCGCTTAGCCAGCAGGTGGCGACGCTGGAGAACGAGCTGGATCAGCAATTGCTGATTCGTACCAAACGCGGCGTAACGCCGACGGAAGCCGGTAAAATTCTTTATGCCCACGCACGCACCATCCTGCGTCAGTGCGAACAGGCGCAGACGGCGGTGATCAATGCGGGTCAGGCGCTGAATGGCCAGGTTTCGATTGGTCTGGCACCGGGCACCGCAGCATCATCGCTGACCATGCCATTGCTGCAAACCGTGCGCGAGCAGTACCCGGATGTGCTGGTGTATCTGCATGAAAACAGTGGTACCTCTCTGAACGAGAAAGTGATGAACGGCCAGCTGGATATGGCGGTGCTGTACGACCGCGCACCGACGGCGGGCATCAACAGCATTCCGCTGATGAAAGAAGAACTGTATCTGGTCGGTGCCACCGACTGCCCAGGAGCTACGGTGGATCTGGCCGATGTGGCGCAGATGAACCTGTTCCTGCCACGCGATTACAGTGCGGTACGTAAACGTGTGGATGAAGCCTTCTCCCTGCGTCGCCTCAGCGCGCGCATTATTGGTGAGATTGAATCGATTTCAACGCTGACTGCGGCAGTATCGAGCGGTATGGGCGTGACCGTACTGCCGGAATCGGCTGCGCGTGCGCTGGTTAGCTCCACGCATGCCTGGATGGCGCGTATCAACAGCCCATCGCTGAATCTGCCGCTGTCACTGAACGTGTCTGCGCGCCTGCCACTGTCGCCATCAGCGCAGGCGGTGAAAAATATTCTGCTGTCGCTGCTGAATAAGCCGATGGTGGAAGATCGTGAATTAATGCTGGTAGGTTGA
- a CDS encoding ABC transporter permease, whose translation MNRYMMFLIARRAGAGVLTLLIVSAVVFFITSLLPGDAAQMILGQNATPETVAALRQQLGLDQPLLVRYFSWLGGMLHGDFGISFASHLPVAQLVAQRIPATFELAAITTLICVPLALVIGIAAAMNRGSMIDRFLVVSTMATVAVPEFLVATVAVLIFAVKLHWVSAMSFGSPDMSLLSYLKSYALPMLTLCCVLVAQMARMTRAAIINQLDSPYLEMARLKGVSPLRAVLRHALPNAVGPIANSISLSLSYLFGGVIIIETIFSYPGLASALVDAVSNRDLPVVQFCVMLFAACYLLLLLAADILTIAFNPKWRS comes from the coding sequence ATGAACCGATACATGATGTTCCTGATTGCCCGGCGCGCAGGCGCGGGCGTCCTGACTTTACTTATCGTCTCGGCGGTGGTGTTTTTTATCACCAGCCTGCTGCCCGGTGACGCGGCGCAGATGATTCTGGGGCAAAACGCCACACCGGAAACGGTGGCGGCGTTACGCCAGCAGCTCGGGCTGGATCAGCCGCTGCTGGTACGTTATTTCAGCTGGCTGGGCGGCATGCTGCATGGCGATTTCGGTATCTCGTTTGCCAGCCATTTACCGGTGGCACAGCTGGTGGCGCAGCGTATTCCAGCCACCTTCGAACTGGCGGCGATCACCACGCTTATCTGCGTACCGCTGGCGCTGGTGATCGGCATTGCGGCGGCGATGAACCGGGGTTCAATGATTGACCGCTTCCTCGTGGTCAGCACCATGGCGACGGTGGCGGTACCGGAATTTCTGGTGGCTACCGTGGCGGTGCTGATTTTCGCGGTGAAACTACATTGGGTGTCGGCGATGTCATTCGGCAGCCCGGATATGAGCCTGCTCAGTTACCTGAAATCCTATGCGCTGCCGATGCTGACATTGTGCTGCGTGCTGGTGGCGCAAATGGCGCGCATGACGCGTGCTGCCATCATCAATCAGCTCGACAGCCCCTACCTGGAAATGGCGCGCTTAAAAGGCGTCTCACCGCTGCGCGCAGTTTTGCGTCACGCGCTGCCTAACGCCGTCGGGCCGATTGCTAACTCCATCTCGCTCAGCCTGTCGTATCTGTTTGGTGGCGTGATCATCATCGAAACCATCTTCAGCTACCCTGGCCTCGCCAGTGCGCTGGTGGATGCGGTCAGCAACCGCGATCTGCCGGTGGTGCAATTTTGCGTGATGCTGTTTGCCGCCTGCTACCTGCTGTTGTTGCTGGCAGCCGACATCCTCACCATCGCCTTTAACCCGAAATGGAGGAGCTGA
- a CDS encoding haloacid dehalogenase type II, which yields MALFKPKYITFDCYGTLINFDMAGAAERCFKERVAPEAMLAFTTDFARYRMDEVLGAWKPYYDVVSNALQRACIKWGVQWDKADSDFIYTDCATWGPHADVPAGLAKVAQEFPLVLLSNSMKDLLPQHIPRLGAPIHMAITAEEVGAYKPQMKGFEYMLEKLDCRPDEILHVSSSLRYDLMTCHDMGITNKVWVNRGHDPANPAYGYTEIKDIGGLPAVVGL from the coding sequence ATGGCACTGTTTAAACCGAAATACATCACCTTTGATTGCTACGGCACTTTGATCAACTTCGATATGGCAGGGGCGGCGGAACGCTGCTTCAAAGAACGCGTGGCACCGGAAGCGATGCTGGCGTTCACCACCGATTTCGCCCGCTACCGAATGGATGAGGTGCTGGGGGCATGGAAACCTTATTACGACGTGGTGAGTAACGCGCTGCAACGCGCCTGTATCAAGTGGGGCGTGCAGTGGGACAAGGCCGACAGTGACTTTATCTACACCGACTGCGCCACCTGGGGTCCGCATGCGGATGTGCCAGCCGGTCTGGCGAAAGTGGCACAAGAGTTCCCGCTGGTGCTGCTCTCCAACTCGATGAAAGACCTGCTGCCACAGCATATTCCGCGTCTCGGTGCGCCGATCCACATGGCGATCACCGCAGAAGAGGTGGGTGCATACAAACCGCAGATGAAGGGCTTCGAATACATGCTGGAAAAGCTCGACTGCCGCCCGGACGAGATCCTGCACGTTTCCTCCAGCCTGCGTTATGACCTGATGACCTGCCATGACATGGGCATCACCAACAAGGTGTGGGTCAATCGCGGCCACGATCCGGCCAACCCGGCTTACGGCTACACCGAGATCAAAGATATCGGCGGTCTGCCCGCTGTGGTCGGACTCTAA
- a CDS encoding aldehyde dehydrogenase family protein: MLSFDPEKVSLPAGHYINGQHQHTQGASFAVKRPSDGKVYASLNEATAADVDGAVTLAHHALTASGWRSCPPRERGKVLRRWADLIESDLLLAQLEALGSTRPIGDVVQHEIPFTAEAIRFYAECADKYSGDLFPTKESSLGMLISEPYGVIGAITPWNFPLSMASWKCGPALAAGNAVVLKPSELTPFSTVRMAELAVQAGLPAGILNIVQGSGAVTGHALVTHPLVRKVSFTGSTVTGARIMSDAAQHGMKPVTLELGGKSPQLVFDDAGDIEVLAQRILRGFTANGGQACVAGTRLIVQRGIAQPLLDRLVTLCQQPRPGVTWQDDSRYAPLIDERQGHKVASVIAAAKAQGAEVLVGGERFADTAEGWFWQPTLLCGVASDNPAVQQEIFGPVLTVQEFDDEEQGLQLAAHDTYGLCAGVHTLSLPRAMRAMRALESGTVWINRYGRSGDFIIPTGGFLGSGIGKDLGRQAFQACQRQKSVLIDF, translated from the coding sequence ATGTTAAGTTTCGACCCTGAAAAAGTTTCTTTACCCGCTGGACATTATATTAATGGTCAGCATCAACATACGCAGGGCGCGTCTTTTGCGGTTAAACGCCCCTCCGATGGCAAAGTCTACGCCAGCCTGAATGAAGCCACGGCAGCGGATGTGGATGGTGCGGTCACTCTCGCTCACCACGCATTAACTGCCAGCGGCTGGCGCAGCTGCCCACCGCGTGAACGCGGCAAAGTGCTGCGTCGCTGGGCGGACCTGATTGAGAGCGATCTGCTGCTGGCGCAGCTGGAAGCGCTCGGCTCCACCCGCCCGATCGGTGACGTGGTGCAGCATGAAATTCCGTTCACTGCCGAAGCGATTCGTTTCTACGCCGAGTGCGCCGACAAATACAGCGGCGACCTGTTCCCGACCAAAGAAAGCAGCCTCGGCATGCTGATCTCCGAGCCTTATGGCGTCATCGGTGCCATCACCCCGTGGAATTTCCCGTTATCGATGGCGTCGTGGAAATGCGGCCCGGCGCTGGCAGCGGGCAATGCCGTGGTGCTGAAACCCTCCGAGCTGACACCGTTTTCCACCGTGCGTATGGCTGAGCTGGCTGTGCAGGCGGGATTACCGGCAGGCATCCTGAATATTGTGCAGGGCAGCGGGGCGGTGACCGGCCATGCACTGGTCACCCATCCGCTGGTGCGCAAAGTCTCCTTTACCGGTTCCACCGTGACCGGTGCACGCATCATGAGCGATGCAGCGCAGCACGGCATGAAGCCGGTAACGCTGGAACTGGGTGGCAAAAGTCCACAGCTGGTATTCGATGATGCAGGTGACATCGAGGTGCTGGCGCAGCGCATTCTGCGCGGCTTTACCGCCAATGGCGGCCAGGCCTGTGTGGCCGGTACGCGTCTGATTGTGCAGCGTGGTATCGCACAGCCGTTGCTGGATCGTCTGGTGACGCTGTGCCAGCAACCGCGTCCGGGTGTCACCTGGCAGGATGACAGCCGTTATGCGCCGCTGATTGACGAACGGCAAGGCCACAAAGTGGCGTCGGTGATCGCGGCAGCCAAAGCGCAGGGAGCAGAGGTGCTGGTGGGTGGCGAGCGTTTTGCGGATACCGCCGAAGGCTGGTTCTGGCAACCCACGCTGTTGTGCGGCGTGGCATCGGATAATCCGGCAGTGCAGCAGGAAATTTTTGGCCCGGTGCTTACCGTGCAGGAATTTGACGACGAAGAACAAGGGCTGCAACTGGCGGCGCATGACACCTATGGCCTGTGCGCCGGGGTGCACACCCTGAGCCTGCCACGGGCGATGCGGGCGATGCGGGCACTGGAATCCGGCACCGTGTGGATCAACCGCTATGGCCGTTCCGGCGATTTTATTATCCCCACCGGCGGCTTCCTTGGCTCCGGTATTGGCAAAGATCTGGGGCGTCAGGCTTTTCAGGCCTGTCAGCGCCAGAAGAGTGTATTAATCGATTTTTAA
- the cbl gene encoding HTH-type transcriptional regulator Cbl → MNFQQLKIIREAARCEFNLTEVANTLFTSQSGVSRHIRDLEDELGVEIFIRRGKRLLGMTEPGKALLTIAERILDEAGKVRRLADVFTNETSGVLTIATTHTQARYSLPRVIKAFRQLYPNVRLELNQGSPQEIVAMLLAGEADVGIASEQLVNNASLAAFPWFSWHHSLLVPHDHELLQTEPVSLGQLSRYPLITYRQGITGRSRVDRAFQAAGLKPDIVLSAQDSDVVKTYVELGLGVGILADQACDIYDGEDLVKIDARHLFDANTVWLGLKRGQLQRNYVWQFLELCNANLSLEEIKRQALSYETGEEPAIDFQI, encoded by the coding sequence GTGAATTTCCAGCAACTTAAAATTATACGTGAAGCAGCCCGTTGCGAGTTCAACCTGACTGAAGTCGCCAACACGCTCTTTACCTCGCAATCCGGGGTCAGTCGCCATATTCGCGATTTGGAAGATGAACTTGGCGTCGAAATTTTTATCCGTCGCGGTAAACGTCTGCTGGGGATGACCGAGCCAGGTAAAGCGTTGCTGACCATTGCTGAACGCATCCTTGATGAAGCGGGCAAAGTCCGCCGCCTCGCCGATGTGTTTACCAATGAAACCAGCGGGGTGCTGACCATCGCCACCACCCATACCCAGGCGCGTTACAGCCTGCCGCGAGTGATCAAAGCTTTCCGCCAGCTCTACCCCAATGTCCGGCTGGAACTGAATCAGGGATCACCGCAGGAAATTGTGGCGATGTTGCTGGCGGGGGAGGCCGATGTCGGTATCGCCAGTGAACAACTGGTGAATAACGCCAGCCTGGCAGCCTTCCCGTGGTTTAGCTGGCATCACTCGCTGCTGGTGCCGCACGATCATGAACTGTTGCAGACGGAGCCAGTATCGCTGGGGCAACTGAGTCGCTATCCGCTGATTACCTACCGTCAGGGTATCACTGGTCGTTCGCGTGTTGACCGCGCCTTCCAGGCTGCCGGGTTGAAGCCGGATATCGTGCTCAGCGCCCAGGATTCCGATGTGGTAAAAACCTATGTCGAGCTGGGTCTCGGCGTCGGCATCCTCGCCGACCAGGCTTGCGATATCTACGATGGTGAAGACCTGGTAAAAATCGATGCCCGTCATTTATTCGATGCCAACACCGTCTGGCTGGGCCTGAAACGCGGCCAGCTGCAACGTAACTATGTCTGGCAATTCCTCGAACTCTGTAACGCCAACCTGTCGCTGGAGGAGATCAAACGTCAGGCGCTCTCCTACGAAACCGGCGAAGAACCGGCCATCGATTTCCAGATCTAA
- a CDS encoding NAD(P)/FAD-dependent oxidoreductase, translating to MKLESFWQATAPQFTGAATGALPATASVVVIGGGFTGVSAALNLARGGIDVVLLESGDIMSQASARNGGHCNTGVSQNFASLVASQGLEQASRFYRAFDGAVSYVEQLVQDEQIDCDFRLCGKLKLASKATHFPGLRSAWQLMRDTVDPEIELISKDDIRREVGSDAFHGGLLQKRGGQMHMGKFGVGLAEAAARSGAKIFPHHAVTGLTRLNGYRHRITTTQGEIVADKVLMATGVSNEGPFPWFQRRIVPVGSFIVVTEPLGDELLRQILPQDRTYVTSLNIGNYFRTTADRRLVFGGRARFAVSNPTSDSRSGEVLRAEMTALFPQLGKARIDYCWGGMVDMTADRLPRAGEHDGVFYSLGYSGHGTQMSTWMGRVMADVLAEKRNDNPWQREAWPALPGYHGKPWFLPLAGLYYKAKDRLS from the coding sequence ATGAAACTCGAATCTTTCTGGCAGGCCACCGCACCGCAATTTACCGGCGCAGCCACGGGTGCGCTGCCCGCCACGGCCAGCGTGGTGGTTATTGGCGGTGGTTTTACCGGCGTCTCGGCAGCGCTCAACCTGGCACGGGGCGGCATCGATGTGGTGCTGCTGGAAAGCGGCGACATCATGAGCCAGGCCTCGGCGCGCAACGGCGGCCACTGCAATACCGGCGTTTCGCAAAACTTTGCCTCACTGGTCGCCAGCCAGGGGCTGGAGCAGGCCAGTCGCTTCTATCGCGCTTTTGATGGGGCGGTGAGCTATGTCGAGCAATTGGTGCAGGACGAGCAGATTGATTGCGACTTCCGCCTGTGCGGCAAGCTGAAACTTGCCAGCAAGGCCACGCACTTTCCTGGCCTGCGCAGCGCCTGGCAACTGATGCGCGACACCGTGGACCCGGAGATCGAGCTGATTAGCAAAGATGACATTCGCCGCGAAGTGGGTAGCGATGCCTTTCACGGTGGCTTGCTGCAAAAGCGTGGCGGTCAGATGCATATGGGGAAATTTGGTGTCGGGCTGGCGGAAGCGGCTGCCCGCAGTGGGGCGAAGATTTTCCCGCATCACGCGGTCACCGGGCTAACCCGTCTGAACGGCTATCGCCACCGTATCACCACCACTCAGGGCGAGATCGTAGCCGACAAGGTGTTGATGGCCACCGGTGTATCAAATGAAGGGCCATTCCCGTGGTTCCAGCGCCGTATCGTGCCGGTGGGCAGCTTTATTGTGGTGACAGAACCGCTGGGCGATGAGTTGCTGCGCCAGATCCTGCCGCAGGATCGTACCTACGTCACTTCGCTGAATATCGGTAACTACTTCCGTACCACGGCCGACCGTCGTCTGGTGTTTGGCGGCCGCGCCCGCTTTGCCGTCAGCAATCCGACGTCAGACTCGCGCAGCGGCGAGGTGTTACGGGCGGAGATGACCGCGCTGTTCCCGCAGCTGGGCAAGGCGCGCATTGATTACTGCTGGGGCGGCATGGTCGATATGACCGCCGACCGGCTGCCGCGTGCCGGTGAGCACGACGGCGTGTTCTATTCCCTCGGCTACAGCGGGCATGGCACTCAGATGTCAACCTGGATGGGGCGGGTGATGGCCGATGTGCTGGCCGAAAAACGCAATGATAACCCGTGGCAGCGTGAGGCCTGGCCTGCGTTGCCCGGTTACCACGGCAAACCGTGGTTTTTGCCTCTCGCGGGCTTGTATTACAAAGCTAAGGACCGGCTCTCCTAA
- a CDS encoding NAD-dependent succinate-semialdehyde dehydrogenase, with protein MSRIQLKDTELLRQQALFGGRWQDAHSGATLPVVDPSTQETLVTIPALGAVETEQAIDYAESVRVSWGKTPNAARAALLEKWHQLILENADDLAIIMTAEQGKPLAEAKGEVLYGASFVKWFAEEARRIYGDTIPAPSEDRRILVLKQPVGVAAAITPWNFPIAMITRKVAPALAAGCPIIVKPSELTPLSALALAVLAERAGFPSGVLQVLTGLPADIGSTLTASRTVRKISFTGSTRIGQLLMQQSADSVKRLSLELGGNAPLIVFDDADLEIAIAGVMASKFRNAGQTCVCANRILVQRGIYERFSARLLTAVATLKVGDGFDAQSTIGPLINDRAVEKVNSHIDDALSQGATLLTGGISQPNGTFVQPTVLGNVTSRMRIAHEETFGPVAPLFIFDDEEEAIAMANDTPYGLGAYFFTENIRRAWRVAEALEFGMVGFNTGAISLDAAPFGGIKLSGLGREGSRYGIEEYLEQKTFHIGSL; from the coding sequence ATGTCGCGAATTCAACTGAAAGATACGGAGTTACTGCGCCAGCAGGCGTTATTTGGCGGGCGCTGGCAGGATGCGCACAGCGGCGCGACGTTGCCGGTTGTCGATCCTTCCACTCAGGAAACGCTGGTGACCATCCCGGCACTGGGTGCGGTAGAAACCGAACAGGCAATAGATTATGCCGAATCGGTACGCGTCAGCTGGGGTAAGACGCCGAATGCCGCCCGCGCGGCGCTGCTGGAAAAGTGGCATCAGCTGATCCTGGAAAATGCGGATGACCTGGCGATTATCATGACCGCCGAACAGGGCAAACCGCTGGCGGAAGCCAAAGGCGAAGTGCTGTACGGTGCCAGTTTCGTGAAATGGTTCGCGGAAGAGGCGCGCCGTATCTATGGCGATACCATCCCGGCACCGAGCGAAGATCGCCGCATTCTGGTGCTGAAACAACCGGTGGGGGTGGCCGCTGCCATCACGCCGTGGAACTTCCCGATTGCAATGATCACCCGCAAAGTCGCTCCGGCGCTGGCAGCCGGGTGCCCCATCATTGTGAAACCTTCCGAACTGACGCCGTTATCCGCACTGGCGCTGGCGGTGCTGGCCGAACGCGCAGGCTTCCCGAGCGGCGTACTTCAGGTACTGACCGGCCTGCCTGCCGATATCGGCAGCACGCTCACCGCCAGCCGCACGGTGCGCAAAATCTCCTTCACCGGATCCACGCGCATCGGGCAGTTGCTGATGCAGCAAAGTGCCGACAGCGTAAAACGTTTAAGCCTGGAACTGGGCGGCAATGCACCCTTGATCGTCTTTGACGATGCCGACCTGGAGATTGCGATTGCTGGTGTGATGGCGAGCAAGTTCCGTAATGCCGGACAAACCTGCGTCTGTGCCAACCGCATCCTGGTGCAGCGTGGCATTTATGAACGTTTCAGCGCACGGTTACTGACAGCGGTAGCGACGTTAAAAGTCGGCGACGGCTTTGATGCACAAAGCACCATCGGTCCGTTGATCAACGATCGCGCGGTTGAAAAGGTGAACAGCCATATTGATGATGCGCTGAGCCAGGGGGCAACCCTGCTGACGGGTGGCATCAGTCAGCCCAACGGCACTTTTGTTCAGCCAACGGTGCTCGGTAATGTCACCAGCCGCATGCGTATCGCCCATGAAGAAACCTTTGGCCCGGTCGCGCCGCTGTTTATTTTTGATGATGAAGAAGAAGCCATCGCTATGGCGAATGATACGCCTTATGGCCTGGGGGCTTATTTCTTCACCGAAAATATCCGCCGTGCATGGCGCGTCGCCGAAGCGCTGGAATTTGGCATGGTGGGATTTAATACCGGTGCCATTTCATTAGATGCCGCGCCATTCGGTGGAATTAAATTATCCGGATTAGGACGTGAAGGATCACGCTACGGAATTGAAGAGTATCTGGAGCAGAAAACTTTTCATATTGGCAGTCTCTGA
- a CDS encoding ABC transporter permease, protein MNSLLLPWRFFQSLSISGRFGLLISLFWVFMALFGTQLAPHSVEDIGGGPMLGGFTADNWLGTDYLGRDILSRILYGAKFSIGLALSAAVGASLIGTLLALLAAVTGRWLEELLGRVNDALLVLPGKVLSLMIVAVFGSSLPMLILTAIFTYWPGAFRIAFAMASSLRNMDYVRASKLRGESRWYIAIHDILPNMVHPMLTDFGLRFVYIVLLLSGLSFLGLGVQPPYADWGTLVRENIQGLFDGSPAVLMPAVAIASLTIGANLFIDSLQAMRPLSFAKEGA, encoded by the coding sequence ATGAATAGCTTGCTACTTCCCTGGCGCTTTTTTCAGTCGCTATCGATCTCCGGTCGTTTTGGCCTGCTGATCTCGCTGTTCTGGGTGTTTATGGCATTGTTCGGTACGCAGCTGGCACCGCACAGCGTCGAAGATATTGGCGGTGGGCCGATGCTGGGGGGCTTTACCGCAGATAACTGGCTGGGTACGGATTATCTTGGCCGCGATATTCTCAGCCGCATTCTATACGGCGCGAAGTTCTCCATCGGCCTGGCGCTGAGTGCCGCAGTGGGGGCCAGCCTGATTGGCACCTTGCTGGCATTACTGGCGGCCGTCACCGGGCGCTGGCTGGAAGAACTGCTGGGACGTGTCAACGATGCGCTGCTGGTGCTGCCCGGCAAAGTGCTGTCGCTGATGATTGTGGCGGTGTTCGGTTCTTCCCTGCCGATGCTGATTCTCACCGCAATCTTCACCTACTGGCCGGGGGCATTTCGTATCGCGTTTGCCATGGCGAGCAGCCTGCGCAATATGGACTACGTGCGTGCCTCGAAGCTGCGCGGTGAAAGCCGCTGGTACATCGCCATCCATGACATCCTGCCGAATATGGTGCACCCGATGCTGACCGATTTTGGTCTGCGTTTTGTCTACATCGTGCTGCTGCTCAGCGGCCTGAGTTTCCTTGGTCTCGGCGTACAACCGCCGTATGCCGACTGGGGCACGCTGGTACGCGAAAACATTCAGGGCCTGTTTGATGGTTCACCTGCGGTGCTGATGCCTGCGGTGGCGATCGCCAGCCTGACCATTGGTGCCAACCTGTTTATCGACAGCCTGCAGGCGATGCGTCCGCTGAGTTTTGCGAAGGAGGGAGCATGA